DNA sequence from the Agromyces aureus genome:
GAGAAGCAGAAGAAGGCCTCCTCCGCGCCGCCGGCGACCTACCAGGGTCCGGAGGCGCAGAAGCTCTCGGTCGAGATGTTCTTCGACGACACGCAGGGCTCGGGCGGCGACAGCGTCGTGCAGCGCGTCGAGAAGCTCTTCCAGGCGTGCGCGCCCACGAAGGACTCCAAGCGCAGCGACACCCCCTCCGCGCCGTGGGTGCGGTTCAAGTGGGGCGTGCTCTCGGGCTTCGTCGGCTACATCAAGTCGGTGTCGGCGAAGTACACGCTGTTCTCGCCGACCGGCACGCCGCTCCGCGCGGTGTGCGCGGTCGCGCTCGAGGAGATCGCCGAGGAGCCCGGCAAGCAGAACCCGACGTCGGGAGGCCTTCGTCCGCGGCGCGTGCACACGCTCAAGGAGGGCGACACCCTCGCGGGGATCGCCTATCGCGAGTACGGCAGCGCTGCGATGTGGCGCGTGCTGGCCGACGTCAACGGCATCGACGATCCGATGCGCCTCGTGCCGGGTCGCCCGGTGTTCCTGCCGGCGGCCGATGAACTCGTGCGGCCTGCGACGCTCGTCGTCGTGCGCAAGGAGGTCGCGAATGCCGGCCGTTGACACGTACACGAGCCTCCTGCTCGTCTCGGTCGAGGGGCGACCGATGCCGGCGGGGGCGTCGAGCCTGCTCGTCACCGGTCGGGTGACGGATGCCGCGAACCTGCCGGACTCGTTCGAGCTCGAGTTCGCCGACACGGCGGGCACGGTGCTGACGGATGCCGGATTCGCCATCGGCAAGGCCGTGCTGCTCACGGTCTCCGAGAACGGACCGCAGGGCCCGCAGCGACTCCTCGACGGCGAGGTGACCGCGATCGACCGCGAGGATGTCGCGGGCGCCCTGCGCACGAGGGTGCGCGGGTTCGACCGCTCGCACCGGCTCTCCCGGGGCCGACGGGTCGCGGCCTACCTCGACAAGACCGTCGCCGACATCGTGCAGGAGGTCGCGCGGCGGGCGAACGTGCGCGTCAAGCAGATCCAGGTGCCCGACACGAGCGTCGTCGACCACGTCACGCAGGACAACGTCAGCGACTGGGTGTTCCTGAAGCGCCTCGCGGATGCCTCGGGCTGCACGTTCTCGGTCCTGGAGGACGGCCTCGTGTTCGCGCCGCGCACGATGGCGAACGAGGCCCCGGCCGGCGCGGAGTCCGCCCGCGACGATCCGGTCGTCATCGAGCACGGCATGAACACGCTGTGGCTCACGTCGACCGTGACCGCGGCGAGCCAGGTGCCCGACGTCGAGGTTCGCGGGTGGGATCCGAAGCAGAAGCAGGCGGTCATCGCCAAGGCGAAGCCCGAGACCAGGTCGGTCGACCTCGCGACGCTGAAGCCCGCCACGGTCGCGAGCGCGTTCGGGTCGCCCGCGTACGTGTCGGCGCTCGGCGACGGGCTGCAGCGCGCGCAGGAGAGCCAGGCGAAGGCGGTCGCCGACCGCATCGCGGGCGGATTCGCCGAGGTCGAGGCGCGGATCCTCGGCAACTCGCAGATGCACTCGGGCACCGCCGTGTCGCTGAAGGGGTACGGCGCCCCGTTCGACGGCCGGTACACCGTCACCGAGGCGATGCACGAGTTCGCGGCCGAAGCGGGATACACGACCACCGTGACGGTGAGCAACGCCTCGGATC
Encoded proteins:
- a CDS encoding LysM peptidoglycan-binding domain-containing protein yields the protein MPVTKTDTTSASLTHAVLELLEPGKTPGVPGGPIGSIEFQMNPKELTMAKSASWKTEKQKKASSAPPATYQGPEAQKLSVEMFFDDTQGSGGDSVVQRVEKLFQACAPTKDSKRSDTPSAPWVRFKWGVLSGFVGYIKSVSAKYTLFSPTGTPLRAVCAVALEEIAEEPGKQNPTSGGLRPRRVHTLKEGDTLAGIAYREYGSAAMWRVLADVNGIDDPMRLVPGRPVFLPAADELVRPATLVVVRKEVANAGR
- a CDS encoding VgrG-related protein, producing MPAVDTYTSLLLVSVEGRPMPAGASSLLVTGRVTDAANLPDSFELEFADTAGTVLTDAGFAIGKAVLLTVSENGPQGPQRLLDGEVTAIDREDVAGALRTRVRGFDRSHRLSRGRRVAAYLDKTVADIVQEVARRANVRVKQIQVPDTSVVDHVTQDNVSDWVFLKRLADASGCTFSVLEDGLVFAPRTMANEAPAGAESARDDPVVIEHGMNTLWLTSTVTAASQVPDVEVRGWDPKQKQAVIAKAKPETRSVDLATLKPATVASAFGSPAYVSALGDGLQRAQESQAKAVADRIAGGFAEVEARILGNSQMHSGTAVSLKGYGAPFDGRYTVTEAMHEFAAEAGYTTTVTVSNASDRSLFGLASGGASAGGAGGAAAGAARMPGVVSALVSDIDDPENSGRVKLTFPYLSDDYVSGWARTVQPGAGPKRGAVIVPEVGDEVLVAFEGGRFDRPYVIGGLYNGKDEPATPWAESVKDGKVVKRSFTSRTGMEVVFTEESGTETLTLSTTDRKQRVTLTQSGEKGIEIISEGPVTVTAKADATVKADQGKLALSGSSIEIKATGELSIEGASLALKGKGKTEIEGATLALKGQATAELSASGITTVKGSVVKIN